A window from Zingiber officinale cultivar Zhangliang chromosome 7A, Zo_v1.1, whole genome shotgun sequence encodes these proteins:
- the LOC122000022 gene encoding auxin-responsive protein SAUR71-like: protein MRPLLRRPARVGDSSSTQGEAISGKEAMSATEGFVPVCVGEEMERFEVPAELLSRPAFAALLHLSAREYGYQQRGVLRIPCPGPLFRRLLLSHGEAEAELLLALRNEDE from the coding sequence ATGAGGCCGTTGCTGCGTCGGCCGGCGCGAGTGGGCGACTCGTCCTCGACGCAGGGCGAGGCGATCAGCGGGAAGGAGGCTATGTCTGCGACTGAGGGGTTCGTTCCGGTGTGCGTGGGGGAGGAGATGGAGCGGTTCGAGGTGCCGGCGGAGCTGCTGAGCCGGCCGGCCTTCGCGGCGCTGCTCCACCTGTCCGCTCGTGAGTACGGCTACCAGCAGCGCGGCGTTCTTCGAATTCCCTGCCCCGGCCCACTCTTCCGCCGCCTCCTACTTTCCCACGGCGAGGCTGAAGCGGAGCTCCTCCTCGCCCTCCGTAACGAAGACGAGTGA